DNA from Chitinivibrio alkaliphilus ACht1:
GTATCTACTCTCAACTGGATACTCAATGAATGTAATGTGCAAATTGAAGTATATAATCTGTATTTGAAAGAGCTCTTCAGAAACGGTAACATTGCTGAACTCTTGCCAGAGATAAAACTAAGAAATGAAAACGGGAGATGGAAAAATCCAGCAGAGCTTTGTCTCCCTCAAGAGGGGTATTCAAGAAGTTACAGCCTGTGTAAAAGTCAGGTACCAATAGTTAAAAGTCAAATTACTCGTGAGGTCAATGAAAGAAAAAGTGTCGTATCAGGGATTATTACAGAAAAAGATCTTCATTTATTTACCGATGATGTTTCACCGATTGAACGTTGGATTGAGACTGTCTCGCCTGGGGTCGTCGGTGCTTTCCTGATGTTCCTCGGTAAATCATATCAGGAACTAGCAGATAAGTATTTACGAGAAGATGGACGTTCCTTAGAGAATGCGTTAAAAACTCTTGACTGGAATAATTCCAAACTTCAAAAGGAGTCCGCATTTTCAGAGAAGGTAGACATTCGGATTCGCTGGATAGGCTCGAATGAGAACTGTTCTACTGTTTCACTAATTGGTGAACCTTTAACAGTCCCTCTTCAAAAAAATCCTCAGCGACTCATTGTTGGTACTGGGAGTCTTGGTGCAGAGAGAGCATCATACTACGATCCTGAAACAAGAACTTATAACTACATCTTGTTGGATTCACTGACAGACAATAGTCCAGAAGAACAAATTAAAAGAACCATTTCTTACATATATCAAGACTGCTTTGAACAACAAAGCTCGGGGTTTGAAGCGTTGTGGAATGAAATTACAGAGAAGAAGCAACTCTCAGTCGTTGTGGTAAGAAAAACAATACTGGAAGATATTCCAGCACATCTCAGACAAATTGGTGCAGCTTCAGAAGATGTATTTAAGGAGTACATCTCTCATATTAAACGGATACGGAGTAAAATATCAGAAGCAGACGAATCAAACCGGGACATTGATACTGCCGATTATAAAAAACAGCTCTCTTCTGTACGTGAAAAGCTTGGTGATCTCATAAGTAGTGATGAAGATTGTCAAGCAATAATACTGGATAAAGTAAAAAAGAAAATCGCAGAACATCAGTACCAGAAAGATGGTGTACCTTTCGAAATATTCCAAAATGCTGATGATGCAAATGTTGAACTCGAAGAGTGTGAACCAGTTACGCAGGCGCCATTTTTTAGTGTAAGTACGGATTCACAGTCCCTCTATTTTGAGTACTCTGGGAGACCTGTAAACTACACCGGGAATAATGGACGTGAGGATTTTAAATACGACCTTGAAAAAATGCTCATTATTCAGGCATCTGATAAATCTGTAAACAATAAAGTAACCGGTAAGTTTGGTCTTGGTTTTAAGTCTGTTTTTTTAATATCAGATTCTCCAAGAGTACGAAGTGGAGAACTTGATTTTTCTATTGCAGGGGGGCTGTTACCCGTACCCACGAAAAATGCAGTTAGGACTCCAAGAAAAACGATTATTGAACTTCCCTTAAATGAAGATATCGCTTCAGAAGAAACAATTACTCGATTTGAAAAACTGATTCCCTATAGTGTTGTTTTTTCTCACCGTATTAAACAGGTACGTGTCAACAATAACAACTATCAATGGTCACCAGCTGAAATACACCCCTCTGTTGAAATTGGCACATCACCAATAGCATTAGACGATTCTCATTTCATCTTATTTAATACTACAAATGCGAAGATCCTCTTTTCATTAAAAGGTTCTGGTTTTAACATTCAGAGCAGAGAAGTTCCATCAGTTTGGGTAACTGCACCACTCAGGGATTCAACATCATTTGGGTTTTGCGTTAACTCTTCTTTCCAAATTGATACTGGACGTGGACAGCTGGGAGATATGACTGAAAACATAAAGCTGTCAACATCTATAGGAGTCGAACTGGGTACCATTTTAGTTGATTTTCTGCAAACTGCTCAAGAGAGTTGGGATGAGTATAGAGGGGAACTTTTTCTATTTAATGGCATTTCATTTGATGAGTTTTATACGTCAGTATGGATCACTCTCCTCGGACGCTGGAAAAATAAGGATAAGAGCACTCAAGTCTTCCAAATAGGGAGAACTCTTGCTTTAGAGGCTTTCAAAGAGATGCTGAAAAAGTTAGAACTTATTCCGAATGGATTTTCAGGGACACCTTGTAAACTATTGGCATTTACAAAAGAAGAAATATATTGGGAAATCCCTGAGAAATATTCTGATAACAAGAATGAAAAAGAGAAACTCCTCAATGTATTTCAAGAGTATTCTGGAGTCAATATTGTAAGTAACGATATTGCATACTTACTCCGCCAAATCTATCCTAATTTTAATGTTAAAGAGCTAACTGTGAAAGAGTTGATCAATTTAAAAAGAGGAAAAGTATACTCTCCGGAAGAGGCACAAAAAACAGAAGCTGTACTCCAGCTTGTAGATGAACACTTATACGACCAATCAGTATTTGATGGTATTAAGTTTAATACCGAAAGAGGGGGTAATGAAACTCCTACTCGTTTACTTTCTTTAAACAATAAAAATAATGAAGAAGAGTTAATGAGAGCATCTTTTGCACCTGAAATAGCATTACTTGCCAAAGAGTATTCTGGTGAAGCACTTCAGTTTTTTATCCGTGTGAGGGGGAATTTACAAGCTACGACAGAACAGCTTGAAAAATGGATGCTCAATGCAGATAGCGATGAAAAGAAAATTAACAGTCTCAGGTACATCCTTGACGGTGAGCTCTCTTCACTATTGTCGAAAAAGGTACGCGGTCAAGGTTGGGTAAGAAAGCTTGACGACTCTTTGTTAAGTTCGTTTTTTCCCGAAGAGCGAAGCGAGCTAATTAGACAACTTGCGGAACATGTAGCGGAACAACCTTACGATATACCTACACCCACAATAACGGCAGAAAAACTATCACTGATCAAGATCCACCAGTGGTGGGAAACTGAAGGTCGTGACCAATATCTTCCCAAATACCTTGGCGAATTATATCCAAGCGGTGACTGCCCGGATCTTTACGATAAAGATGAATACCCTATTAATGAAAATTGGATGCAGTTGTTTACATTTGCTTCATTCAAAAGCCTTGGAAGGGTTAAAGATTATCAGACAAAAGGATTCTTACAGCATCTAAAAAATCATGGGTGGTGGGAAACCATTTGTTTGAACAAACCAACAGAATGCCCGGAAAAATGGTTTAATATTCTGAAGGAATATTGTACCGGAAGTGAGTATGATGAAATTTATTCGTACTGGATGGATAGTTTTCATCGGATCTTCAAGATCCGGGAATTCCTCGATGTATACATTCAATTGTTTGAATATGATGGTGATTGCTCCAACATTGATGATTACTTAACGCCCAATGCGAGCACGGCACTTCAGGGAAGCGGTCTCGTTGCACCTTCTTTGAAGAGAACATTAAAAATTGGCCACAGTTTTATTATTCGAGAACTTTTGAGAAATGGTCATTTGACTCATAAGAGTTTACACAAGTTTGCATTTATGAATTCATGGGGAATCAGAGCACTGCTGGAAGCGGCTGTTGGTGGCTCGTATGAGTCATGCCAAGATATTTACAGAGCATTAGAAAAGGTTCTCGGAGAAGAAGATGTGACCTTTGGAGGTGATTTTGATATACCGCTAATTATTGTTAGCCGAGAGTCTGAGCTACAGGGGCGATTCTTTGATGATAATATTACAGATCAATACTGGGGTGAAGATGAGTAAAATTATACATCATAAAAAGTTTGGAGAAGGTTCATTGATGATGGAAAACGGATCTACTGTTGTAGTCCGTTTTTCTCACGGTATTGAAGAGTGCCCGGTCAGTGAGGTTTCTATTCGCAAAAACATTGTTTCATCGCTTGAAGATGGAGATTCCGTAGATAGTAAAAAGACACTTCTTAAATCACTTGCTGCTTCAATACGATCGGTTAATGACA
Protein-coding regions in this window:
- a CDS encoding sacsin N-terminal ATP-binding-like domain-containing protein, whose product is MAGYTADIINLVTRNLEDRYENGFPVIKELIQNADDAKAKLFKFGIADGITTAKHPLLKTRGLWIFNDGGFKQEDKRAIRSFAVNTKAGEDGTIGKFGLGMKSVFHLCEAFFYIAYDGEKEHTEVLNPWDYDDEDVQVHPEWNHFEEGDVTLLSSKIPEVARESQSWMFIWLPLRSKKHILKDGVETGSIIPKFPGDSFSPELDFLGDTELPSRISEVLPLLHNLQTVDYECNHFPSFTVSLNAPHIEDGIVAENKTGIVEIVHSTNTFSPLKFYGKRYLLENDEVTSLKAHPNWPKSRFRDKYGKQQEAPDKSKADGAVMLAMKQHDDEFGAEITIQWAVFLPLEKGELQYTKVIPEGPKRKFSIVLHNQFAIDAGRKGLFQYNSLAEPGSDITSQMSNEAVRKRWNQEIAQNGTLPLLPVVIAQLVQEHTLKTNEISALVEGIKSAKNGSSDSFAPKYLKYACRSFGFAKTISEEKAEWQLIDVQNAQLLTVPTSQNSAEPGRIFDVFPILRDTAFTLISNSDKSLLPADEYPISEDDYLKLLNSLDTAFLSDKKKVEYLTEFIRIHELEDYTASVRFAIVDLIRKSLLTLDLSEVTANKKAVGELFNVIGNDSFVTLGTKEQKTSPSVWKKLWSVDSAVLPLPNYFESFTGNGQPHKDDIVAWIKAVGSAERAIVKDIRDGCIKNKEVFLSTNSDLPLIEVGNRNGRLILLSLHEIKRIFENRNLFPIPTVQSQEDFKLFTAILPNEELYTISQKEFELAYPGKKISAISTAPYFYSLAYPGKELGDLKDRVAFLDASSQVFSQLNNDSVNTRDEIVKGLRYLIHGNPAKNNDVNTPLWAGSQSNSVWGKLRQMLFGEADSWAILNREISGTISENKYSIVGIRRVEQQAIESELLVDFIRTFKVSEFTIEEQKELLKSINDQDKWRALPFHKTESGRLTSIGDSLFLNRDKIKYPDDCNLTDTVIALSDNPLIKDKQENYIKSVLTIEDVIRALLHSDKPSEHYEFIMKSLEKNPQLTELTELKEKEWLKLKNDKITSPDSILDFPRISDKLKELCSQCDDIFTTSDSLIEGAELLKPLFSSEPEEYLPKISLMLNEIPEFTIGKLSSITKSEIKNSLHTLSKYDELPGWGILASIVDKDRLDESVTTLHNYFFPTLENELDKEKIVSTLNWILNECNVQIEVYNLYLKELFRNGNIAELLPEIKLRNENGRWKNPAELCLPQEGYSRSYSLCKSQVPIVKSQITREVNERKSVVSGIITEKDLHLFTDDVSPIERWIETVSPGVVGAFLMFLGKSYQELADKYLREDGRSLENALKTLDWNNSKLQKESAFSEKVDIRIRWIGSNENCSTVSLIGEPLTVPLQKNPQRLIVGTGSLGAERASYYDPETRTYNYILLDSLTDNSPEEQIKRTISYIYQDCFEQQSSGFEALWNEITEKKQLSVVVVRKTILEDIPAHLRQIGAASEDVFKEYISHIKRIRSKISEADESNRDIDTADYKKQLSSVREKLGDLISSDEDCQAIILDKVKKKIAEHQYQKDGVPFEIFQNADDANVELEECEPVTQAPFFSVSTDSQSLYFEYSGRPVNYTGNNGREDFKYDLEKMLIIQASDKSVNNKVTGKFGLGFKSVFLISDSPRVRSGELDFSIAGGLLPVPTKNAVRTPRKTIIELPLNEDIASEETITRFEKLIPYSVVFSHRIKQVRVNNNNYQWSPAEIHPSVEIGTSPIALDDSHFILFNTTNAKILFSLKGSGFNIQSREVPSVWVTAPLRDSTSFGFCVNSSFQIDTGRGQLGDMTENIKLSTSIGVELGTILVDFLQTAQESWDEYRGELFLFNGISFDEFYTSVWITLLGRWKNKDKSTQVFQIGRTLALEAFKEMLKKLELIPNGFSGTPCKLLAFTKEEIYWEIPEKYSDNKNEKEKLLNVFQEYSGVNIVSNDIAYLLRQIYPNFNVKELTVKELINLKRGKVYSPEEAQKTEAVLQLVDEHLYDQSVFDGIKFNTERGGNETPTRLLSLNNKNNEEELMRASFAPEIALLAKEYSGEALQFFIRVRGNLQATTEQLEKWMLNADSDEKKINSLRYILDGELSSLLSKKVRGQGWVRKLDDSLLSSFFPEERSELIRQLAEHVAEQPYDIPTPTITAEKLSLIKIHQWWETEGRDQYLPKYLGELYPSGDCPDLYDKDEYPINENWMQLFTFASFKSLGRVKDYQTKGFLQHLKNHGWWETICLNKPTECPEKWFNILKEYCTGSEYDEIYSYWMDSFHRIFKIREFLDVYIQLFEYDGDCSNIDDYLTPNASTALQGSGLVAPSLKRTLKIGHSFIIRELLRNGHLTHKSLHKFAFMNSWGIRALLEAAVGGSYESCQDIYRALEKVLGEEDVTFGGDFDIPLIIVSRESELQGRFFDDNITDQYWGEDE